A genome region from Desulfovibrio sp. X2 includes the following:
- a CDS encoding zinc metalloprotease HtpX: MTSQLKTALLLGALTAIILLIGQAMGGRSGLMIAFVLALVMNVGSYWFSDKIVLSMYRARELAPEDAPGLHAMVEDLARNAGIPKPRLVIIPQQAPNAFATGRNPQNAVVAVTEGIVRTLSPEELRGVLSHELGHVLNRDILIQTVAAVLASVIMVLASIARWSAIFGGFSGRDDEGGNPLALIAMALFAPLAATLIQMAISRSREFLADATGARISGTPLALASALGKLEASSRRVPLQANPSTENMFIVSPFSGASLGRWFSTHPPTEERIARLRAMAGQR; encoded by the coding sequence ATGACGAGCCAACTGAAGACCGCGCTCCTGCTCGGAGCGCTCACCGCCATCATCCTGCTCATCGGCCAGGCCATGGGAGGCCGCAGCGGCCTCATGATCGCCTTCGTCCTCGCCCTGGTCATGAACGTGGGCAGCTACTGGTTCTCGGACAAGATCGTCCTCTCCATGTACCGCGCCCGCGAGCTGGCGCCCGAGGACGCGCCCGGGCTGCACGCCATGGTCGAGGACCTGGCCCGCAACGCGGGCATCCCCAAGCCCCGCCTGGTCATCATCCCGCAGCAGGCGCCCAACGCCTTCGCCACCGGCCGCAACCCGCAAAACGCCGTGGTCGCCGTCACCGAGGGCATCGTGCGCACCCTCTCGCCCGAGGAGCTGCGCGGCGTGCTCTCCCACGAGCTCGGACACGTGCTCAACCGCGACATCCTCATCCAGACCGTGGCCGCCGTGCTCGCCTCCGTGATCATGGTCCTGGCCAGCATCGCCCGCTGGTCCGCCATCTTCGGCGGCTTTTCCGGACGCGACGACGAGGGCGGCAACCCCCTGGCGCTCATCGCCATGGCCCTCTTCGCCCCCCTGGCCGCCACCCTCATCCAGATGGCCATCTCCCGCTCGCGCGAATTCCTGGCCGACGCCACGGGCGCGCGCATCTCCGGCACCCCCCTGGCCCTGGCCTCCGCCCTCGGCAAGCTCGAGGCGAGCAGCCGCCGCGTGCCGCTGCAGGCCAACCCCAGCACCGAGAACATGTTCATCGTCAGCCCCTTCAGCGGCGCCTCGCTCGGCCGCTGGTTCTCCACCCACCCGCCCACCGAGGAGCGCATCGCCCGCCTGCGCGCCATGGCCGGACAGCGCTAG
- a CDS encoding GNAT family N-acetyltransferase, whose translation MTEVTRHERMADVGPLAWDACLPGELEDHACYQATESSGLPGFSLFYLAVREGGEVLAVAPAFVTDYSLDTTVRGPWKRPASALVRLFPRLLRLRLACLGSPVAERCHLGFAPSVAAGDRPALAALLFEGLETLARGQGARLTAAKDVADNDLPLLSGALARGYHRLPSLPGASLPLPFPDLEAYLSSLGRATRKNMRRRLRAAQGRVTVERREAIDDVLPEIAALYEETLARSDMQFERLPAAWFREMLSRMPGRASCVLYRVDGRLAAFNLVLENRHALLDKFFGMRADLGREHGLYFVSWLENVRRCIERGLPVYVSGQAGYEAKLRLGSRLAPNWLLFRHGNPVLNGLLRLVAAFARPDNFDPAIRGLGRALGQPSGKEDA comes from the coding sequence GTGACGGAGGTCACGCGCCACGAGCGCATGGCGGACGTCGGCCCCCTGGCCTGGGACGCCTGCCTGCCCGGCGAACTCGAGGACCACGCCTGCTACCAGGCCACGGAATCGTCCGGGCTCCCCGGGTTCAGCCTCTTCTACCTTGCGGTGCGCGAGGGCGGCGAGGTGCTCGCCGTGGCCCCCGCCTTCGTCACGGACTACAGCCTGGACACCACCGTGCGCGGTCCCTGGAAGAGACCCGCCTCGGCCCTGGTCCGCCTTTTTCCGCGCCTGTTGCGCCTGCGGCTCGCCTGCCTCGGATCGCCCGTGGCCGAGCGCTGCCACCTGGGCTTCGCGCCGAGCGTCGCGGCAGGAGACCGTCCGGCCCTGGCCGCGCTCCTCTTCGAGGGGCTCGAGACGCTTGCGCGCGGGCAGGGGGCACGGCTCACCGCGGCCAAGGACGTGGCCGACAACGATCTGCCGCTCCTGTCCGGGGCCCTGGCGCGCGGCTACCACCGCCTGCCGAGCCTGCCCGGCGCGTCCCTGCCCCTGCCGTTTCCCGACCTGGAGGCCTACCTCTCGTCCCTCGGCAGGGCCACGCGCAAGAACATGCGCCGCAGGCTGCGCGCCGCGCAGGGCAGGGTCACGGTCGAGCGGCGGGAGGCGATAGACGACGTGCTTCCCGAGATCGCCGCCCTGTACGAGGAGACCCTGGCGCGCAGCGACATGCAGTTCGAGCGGCTGCCCGCCGCCTGGTTCCGGGAGATGCTCTCCCGCATGCCCGGCAGGGCCTCCTGCGTGCTCTACCGCGTGGACGGCCGCCTCGCCGCCTTCAACCTCGTGCTCGAGAACCGGCACGCGCTGCTCGACAAGTTCTTCGGCATGCGCGCCGACCTCGGGCGCGAGCACGGGCTGTACTTCGTCAGCTGGCTGGAGAACGTCCGCCGCTGCATCGAGCGCGGCCTGCCCGTCTACGTCAGCGGCCAGGCAGGATACGAGGCCAAGCTCCGCCTGGGCAGCCGCCTCGCGCCCAACTGGCTCCTCTTCCGCCACGGCAATCCTGTCCTGAACGGGCTGCTGCGCCTCGTCGCCGCCTTCGCGCGGCCGGACAACTTCGATCCGGCCATTCGCGGACTCGGCCGGGCCCTCGGCCAGCCCTCCGGAAAGGAGGACGCATGA
- a CDS encoding aspartate aminotransferase family protein, translating to MHDHSLLDLESTYCSFGDTVHYQEPPRVFSSCSGSFLYDESRREYLDLQMWYSAVNFGYANKRLNDALKAQIDTLPQLACQYLHKEKIDLAARLAGHMERAHGVKGRVQFNVGGAQAIEDSLKLVRNASKGKSLMIAFEGGYHGRTLGASAITSSYRYRRRYGHFGDRALFVPFPYCFRCPYGKRQDDCGLFCLGQFERLFETEYYGVWDPKVGEAEFAAFYVEAVQGTGGYVIPPRDYFPRLKKILDERGILMVDDEIQMGLYRTGAFWGLENFGVTPDVMVFGKALTNGLNPLSGIWAREALIEPGIFPPGSTHSTFSSNTLGTAVALETIKMLEEEDWGTMVREKGTYLLSGLQDLKRRHAIVGDVDGLGLALRMEICRPDGFTPDKAMTDWLVDEAMKCDLSTGGRSYGLILDVGGYYKNVFTLAPALTITRQEMDLALTLLDQLLERAATRTRQSAA from the coding sequence ATGCATGACCACAGCCTCTTAGATCTCGAATCCACGTACTGCTCTTTCGGGGACACCGTCCACTACCAGGAGCCGCCGCGCGTCTTCTCGAGCTGCAGCGGCAGCTTCCTCTACGACGAGAGCCGCAGGGAATACCTCGACCTGCAGATGTGGTATTCGGCCGTCAACTTCGGCTACGCCAACAAGCGCCTGAACGACGCGCTCAAGGCGCAGATCGACACCCTGCCGCAGCTCGCCTGCCAGTACCTGCACAAGGAGAAGATCGACCTCGCCGCCCGTCTCGCGGGCCACATGGAGCGCGCCCACGGCGTGAAGGGACGCGTGCAGTTCAACGTGGGCGGGGCCCAGGCCATCGAGGATTCCCTGAAGCTCGTGCGCAACGCGAGCAAGGGCAAGAGCCTGATGATCGCCTTCGAGGGCGGCTACCACGGCCGGACCCTGGGCGCCTCGGCCATCACCTCGAGCTACCGCTACCGCCGCCGCTACGGCCATTTCGGGGACCGCGCCCTCTTCGTCCCCTTCCCGTACTGCTTCCGCTGCCCCTACGGAAAGCGGCAGGACGACTGCGGCCTCTTCTGCCTCGGGCAGTTCGAGCGGCTCTTCGAGACCGAGTACTACGGGGTCTGGGATCCCAAGGTCGGCGAGGCGGAATTCGCCGCCTTCTACGTCGAGGCGGTGCAGGGAACGGGCGGCTACGTCATCCCGCCGCGCGACTACTTCCCGCGCCTGAAGAAGATCCTGGACGAGCGCGGCATCCTCATGGTGGACGACGAGATCCAGATGGGGCTCTACCGCACCGGCGCCTTCTGGGGGCTCGAGAACTTCGGCGTCACGCCCGACGTGATGGTCTTCGGCAAGGCCCTGACCAACGGCCTGAACCCCCTGTCCGGCATCTGGGCCCGCGAGGCGCTCATCGAGCCGGGCATCTTCCCTCCGGGATCGACCCATTCGACCTTCTCGAGCAACACGCTGGGCACGGCCGTGGCCCTGGAGACGATCAAGATGCTCGAGGAGGAGGACTGGGGGACCATGGTCCGGGAGAAGGGCACCTACCTCCTCTCCGGCCTGCAGGACCTGAAGCGGCGCCATGCGATCGTCGGCGACGTGGACGGGCTCGGCCTGGCCCTGCGCATGGAGATCTGCCGTCCGGACGGCTTCACGCCCGACAAGGCCATGACCGACTGGCTGGTCGACGAGGCCATGAAGTGCGACCTCTCGACCGGGGGGCGGAGCTACGGCCTGATCCTGGACGTGGGCGGCTACTACAAGAACGTCTTCACCCTCGCCCCCGCCCTGACCATCACCCGCCAGGAGATGGACCTGGCGCTGACGCTCCTGGACCAGCTCCTCGAGCGCGCGGCGACCAGGACGAGGCAAAGCGCGGCGTGA
- the alaS gene encoding alanine--tRNA ligase, with product MITASEIRKRFLDYFARHGHQVVPSSPLVPRDDPTLYFTNAGMVQFKKLFLGQEKRDYSRATTSQKCLRISGKHNDLENVGRTARHHTFFEMLGNFSFGDYFKADAIRFAWGFITEELGLPRDRLYVTVFRDDDEAHELWQKVAGVPAERIFRLGEKDNFWSMGDTGPCGPCSEIYVDQGEHMNCGPDCAIGRCDCDRFLEIWNLVFMQYDQIEPGKRVPLPRPSIDTGMGLERVAAVCQGKFSNFDCDLFQELIDYIAVIAGVAYKSGDEESDVALRVIADHSRAAAFLITDGVMPSNEGRAYELRRIIRRALRFGTLIGFKDPFLYKVCLKVAEVMGEAYPDLLTGRDFMAKVVREEEERFARTLGKGLDMLSEELAGLAAAGKKTVPGDVAFKLYDTFGFPIDIVKDVAEKQGFSVDEQGFTAAMARQKERAREAWKGSGEQDLAGRFAALLETGLSCTFLGYDTLTAESRLLAVLDERGEPVERLPQGQGGFVVAAATPFYGESGGQAGDTGLIETMSGLADVLDTVKPAQNLHVHKVFVTEGDLARDQEAKLSVDEDNRLATARNHTATHLLHAALRAVLGDHVKQAGSLVGPDRLRFDFTHIAAMTPEEIADVEARVNESILAALPVQREVMSQKAAIAKGATALFGEKYGSEVCVVEVPGVSMELCGGTHLTNTGQAGPFLVLSESGVAAGVRRIEGATGLNALTAIHALRSEVEKAAGLLKGRPGELVERISGLQKEVKALAKEREQLQAKLLSGAGKSLMDDVREVGGVKLLTVATEGVAVKALREQMDDIRSKMSSGVACLVSAQEDGKVSLILYVSKDLHGRFTAQSLIKEVAAPIGGSGGGRPDMAQAGGTDASGIPAAFAALEKLIAG from the coding sequence ATGATCACCGCCAGCGAGATACGCAAGCGCTTCCTCGACTACTTCGCCCGGCACGGCCACCAGGTCGTCCCTTCCTCCCCCCTCGTGCCGCGCGACGACCCCACCCTGTACTTCACCAACGCGGGCATGGTGCAGTTCAAGAAGCTCTTCCTGGGCCAGGAGAAGCGCGACTACTCCCGCGCCACCACCTCCCAGAAGTGCCTGCGCATCTCCGGCAAGCACAACGACCTCGAGAACGTGGGCCGCACCGCGCGCCACCACACCTTCTTCGAGATGCTCGGCAACTTCTCCTTCGGCGACTATTTCAAGGCCGACGCCATCCGCTTCGCCTGGGGCTTCATCACCGAGGAGCTCGGCCTGCCCAGGGACCGCCTCTACGTCACGGTCTTTCGCGACGACGACGAGGCCCACGAGCTGTGGCAGAAGGTCGCGGGAGTTCCGGCCGAGCGCATCTTCCGCCTGGGCGAGAAGGACAACTTCTGGTCCATGGGCGACACCGGCCCCTGCGGTCCCTGCTCCGAGATCTACGTGGACCAGGGCGAGCACATGAACTGCGGCCCGGACTGCGCCATCGGCCGCTGCGACTGCGACCGCTTCCTGGAGATCTGGAACCTCGTGTTCATGCAGTACGACCAGATCGAGCCGGGCAAGCGCGTGCCCCTGCCGCGCCCCTCCATCGACACCGGCATGGGGCTCGAGCGCGTGGCCGCCGTGTGCCAGGGCAAGTTCTCCAACTTCGACTGCGACCTCTTCCAGGAACTCATCGACTACATCGCAGTCATCGCGGGCGTCGCCTACAAGTCCGGCGACGAGGAGAGCGACGTGGCGCTGCGCGTCATCGCGGACCACTCCCGCGCCGCCGCCTTCCTGATCACCGACGGCGTCATGCCCTCCAACGAGGGCCGCGCCTACGAGCTGCGCCGCATCATCCGCCGGGCGCTGCGCTTCGGCACGCTCATCGGCTTCAAGGACCCCTTCCTGTACAAGGTCTGCCTGAAGGTGGCCGAGGTCATGGGCGAGGCCTATCCCGACCTGCTGACCGGCCGCGACTTCATGGCCAAGGTCGTGCGCGAGGAAGAGGAGCGGTTCGCCCGCACCCTGGGCAAGGGGCTGGACATGCTTTCCGAGGAGCTCGCGGGCCTTGCGGCGGCCGGGAAGAAGACCGTGCCCGGCGACGTGGCCTTCAAGCTCTACGACACCTTCGGGTTCCCCATCGACATCGTCAAGGACGTGGCCGAGAAGCAGGGCTTTTCCGTGGACGAGCAGGGCTTCACCGCGGCCATGGCCCGGCAGAAGGAGCGCGCCCGCGAGGCCTGGAAGGGCTCGGGCGAGCAGGACCTCGCCGGGCGCTTCGCCGCGCTGCTCGAGACCGGCCTCTCCTGCACCTTCCTCGGCTACGACACGCTCACGGCCGAGAGCAGGCTGCTGGCCGTGCTCGACGAGCGGGGCGAGCCCGTGGAGCGCCTGCCCCAGGGGCAGGGCGGCTTCGTCGTGGCCGCGGCCACGCCGTTCTACGGCGAGTCCGGCGGCCAGGCGGGCGACACCGGCCTCATCGAGACCATGTCCGGCCTGGCCGACGTGCTCGACACCGTGAAACCCGCCCAGAACCTCCACGTGCACAAGGTCTTCGTGACCGAGGGCGACCTCGCCCGCGACCAGGAGGCCAAGCTCTCGGTGGATGAGGACAACCGTCTGGCCACGGCGCGCAACCACACCGCGACCCACCTTTTGCACGCCGCCCTGCGCGCCGTGCTCGGCGACCACGTGAAGCAGGCCGGTTCCCTGGTCGGGCCCGACCGCCTGCGCTTCGACTTCACCCACATCGCGGCCATGACGCCCGAGGAGATCGCGGACGTCGAGGCGCGCGTGAACGAATCCATCCTCGCGGCCCTGCCCGTGCAGCGCGAGGTCATGAGCCAGAAGGCCGCCATCGCCAAGGGCGCGACCGCGCTGTTCGGCGAGAAATACGGCTCGGAGGTCTGCGTGGTCGAGGTGCCGGGCGTGTCCATGGAGCTTTGCGGCGGCACGCACCTCACGAACACCGGCCAGGCCGGTCCCTTCCTCGTCCTCTCCGAGTCCGGCGTGGCCGCGGGCGTGCGCCGCATCGAGGGCGCCACGGGACTGAACGCGCTCACCGCCATCCACGCCCTGCGCAGCGAGGTGGAAAAGGCCGCGGGCCTGCTCAAGGGCCGCCCCGGCGAGCTCGTGGAGCGCATCTCCGGCCTGCAGAAGGAGGTCAAGGCGCTCGCCAAGGAGCGCGAGCAGCTCCAGGCCAAGCTCCTCTCCGGCGCGGGCAAGAGCCTCATGGACGACGTGCGCGAGGTCGGCGGCGTGAAGCTGCTCACCGTGGCCACCGAGGGCGTGGCCGTGAAGGCCCTGCGCGAGCAGATGGACGACATCCGCTCCAAGATGTCCTCGGGCGTGGCCTGCCTCGTCTCCGCCCAGGAGGACGGCAAGGTCTCCCTGATCCTCTACGTCTCCAAGGACCTGCACGGCCGCTTCACGGCCCAGTCGCTGATCAAGGAGGTCGCCGCGCCCATCGGCGGCTCCGGCGGCGGCAGGCCGGACATGGCCCAGGCGGGCGGCACCGACGCCTCGGGCATCCCGGCTGCCTTCGCGGCCCTCGAGAAATTGATCGCCGGCTAG
- the cobT gene encoding nicotinate-nucleotide--dimethylbenzimidazole phosphoribosyltransferase, which yields MRSRLDETIRSVLPADLTLKEQGQAHLDDLTKPKGSLGRLEEIALKLWLVGQGKAPEAFPARVYTVAGDHGVVEEGVSLYPQEVTRQMVMNIAGGGAGISVLSRVNGVELKVVDAGSVGGTYPEQANLIQRKIAQGTANMAKGPAMTEEQCLQALCLGLDLAEESERDGIRAVGTGDMGIGNTTPSTALFCAFLGLAPEEITGPGAGLDAWGVTHKTKVIARALEVNKAAKAKGPLAVLAALGGYEIATLAGLIIGCASRGIPVAVDGFISSAAYVSALNLCPTVQHYCFLSHASAEPGFMRICKALHARPLLDLDFRLGEGTGAAVALHLMRCACAMWNEMATFSSAGVSNA from the coding sequence ATGCGTTCGCGTCTTGACGAGACCATCCGTTCCGTTCTGCCTGCCGACCTCACCCTCAAGGAACAGGGGCAGGCGCATCTGGACGACCTGACCAAGCCCAAGGGCAGCCTCGGCCGCCTGGAGGAGATCGCCCTGAAGCTCTGGCTGGTGGGGCAGGGCAAGGCGCCCGAAGCCTTTCCCGCGCGCGTCTACACCGTCGCCGGGGACCACGGCGTGGTCGAGGAGGGCGTTTCCCTCTACCCGCAGGAAGTCACGCGGCAGATGGTCATGAACATCGCCGGGGGCGGCGCGGGCATCAGCGTGCTCTCCCGGGTGAACGGGGTGGAGCTGAAGGTCGTGGACGCGGGCTCCGTGGGCGGGACCTATCCGGAGCAGGCAAACCTGATCCAGAGGAAGATCGCCCAGGGCACGGCGAACATGGCCAAGGGCCCGGCCATGACCGAGGAGCAGTGCCTGCAGGCCCTGTGCCTGGGGCTGGACCTGGCCGAGGAGAGCGAGCGCGACGGGATCCGGGCCGTGGGCACCGGCGACATGGGCATCGGCAACACCACGCCGTCCACGGCGCTCTTCTGCGCCTTCCTCGGACTCGCGCCGGAGGAGATCACGGGCCCGGGCGCCGGGCTCGACGCATGGGGCGTGACGCACAAGACCAAGGTCATCGCGCGGGCACTCGAGGTGAACAAGGCGGCCAAGGCCAAGGGGCCGCTGGCCGTGCTCGCGGCGCTCGGCGGCTACGAGATCGCGACGCTCGCGGGCCTCATCATCGGCTGCGCCTCGCGCGGCATCCCGGTGGCGGTGGACGGCTTCATCTCCAGCGCGGCCTACGTCTCGGCCCTGAACCTCTGCCCCACGGTGCAGCACTACTGCTTCCTGTCCCACGCCTCGGCCGAGCCGGGCTTCATGCGCATCTGCAAGGCGCTGCACGCGCGCCCGCTGCTGGACCTGGACTTCCGTCTGGGCGAGGGCACGGGCGCGGCCGTGGCCCTGCACCTCATGCGCTGCGCCTGCGCCATGTGGAACGAAATGGCCACCTTCTCCTCCGCGGGCGTGAGCAACGCGTAG
- a CDS encoding carboxylesterase produces MTSIRDHSFLFPGGDHGVLLIHGLGGTPAEMKFLGKGLARRGYTVLGVQLAGHCGSEADLLATGWRDWAASVDEAFAALRERCRTVFCGGLSMGAVLSLHLAASRPGSVAGLALYSTTLKYDGWSIPKLSFLLPLVLRLPFGARYRFVESFPYGIKDERLRNRVVRNMFGGESGEAGLAGTPGLSLRQLWHLVADVRRRLPQIRTPALVLHSGEDDVASVKNADTLESCLGGPVRKIILNDCYHMITVDKQRDEVVELSARFFRDVAPASAPRIPDGAKPRLSLGGSL; encoded by the coding sequence ATGACTTCCATACGCGACCATTCCTTCCTCTTCCCCGGCGGGGACCACGGCGTTCTCCTGATCCACGGCCTGGGCGGCACGCCCGCGGAGATGAAGTTCCTCGGCAAGGGACTCGCGCGCAGGGGATACACCGTCCTCGGCGTGCAGCTCGCCGGGCACTGCGGCAGCGAGGCGGACCTCCTCGCCACCGGCTGGCGGGACTGGGCCGCGAGCGTGGACGAGGCCTTCGCCGCCCTGCGCGAGCGGTGCCGCACGGTCTTCTGCGGCGGCTTGTCCATGGGCGCCGTGCTCTCGCTGCACCTGGCCGCCTCCCGGCCCGGGAGCGTCGCGGGGCTGGCCCTGTACTCCACGACCCTCAAATACGACGGCTGGTCCATCCCGAAGCTCAGCTTCCTCCTGCCCCTCGTGCTCCGCCTGCCCTTCGGCGCGCGCTACCGCTTCGTCGAGTCCTTTCCCTACGGCATCAAGGACGAGCGGCTGCGCAACCGGGTGGTCCGGAACATGTTCGGCGGCGAGAGCGGCGAGGCCGGACTGGCCGGGACCCCGGGGCTTTCCCTGCGCCAGCTGTGGCATCTCGTGGCCGATGTGCGGCGAAGGCTGCCGCAGATACGCACTCCCGCGCTGGTGCTGCATTCCGGGGAGGACGACGTGGCCAGCGTGAAGAACGCGGACACACTCGAAAGCTGCCTGGGCGGCCCGGTGCGCAAGATCATCCTGAACGACTGCTACCACATGATCACCGTGGACAAGCAGCGGGACGAGGTGGTGGAGCTGTCGGCGCGCTTCTTCCGCGACGTGGCGCCCGCCTCCGCCCCCCGCATCCCGGACGGGGCAAAACCCCGCCTCTCCCTGGGAGGCTCGCTGTGA
- a CDS encoding ATP-dependent 6-phosphofructokinase has protein sequence MPQEMTCLPLPALPDDLSIPVLGTAKIPSGLRYGHFVPDGSSVFVFANAADVPPGGCNPTLQMAGPRERIYFDPAKTHCAIVTCGGLCPGINDVIRAIVLEAHHNYGVHSVMGIRYGLEGFIAEHGHEPMELTPASVSSIHEFGGTILGSSRGPQSVERIVDFLERRNISCLFVIGGDGTMRAAAKITEEIEKRRVKISVVCIPKTIDNDINFVAQTFGFDTAVEQATLAIRCAHTEALGAPNGIGLVKVMGREAGFIAAQSSLALRDVDFVLVPEDPFELYGENGFLAALTRRLRLRRHAVIMLAEGAGQHLLQATDERDASGNVRLGDIAALLIQEIDAHMAREGIEHTLKYIDPSYMVRSVPANPNDCIYCSFLGQNAVHAAMAGKTALVVSKWNGYYVHMPLSMLTHGRKRIDVTSNYWSSVLQSTGQYVYFQG, from the coding sequence ATGCCCCAGGAAATGACCTGCCTGCCCCTGCCGGCCCTTCCGGACGACCTGTCCATTCCGGTGCTGGGCACGGCCAAGATTCCCTCGGGCCTGCGCTACGGGCATTTCGTCCCGGACGGGAGCAGCGTCTTCGTCTTCGCCAACGCGGCGGACGTGCCGCCGGGCGGCTGCAACCCGACGCTGCAGATGGCGGGGCCGCGCGAGCGCATCTATTTCGATCCGGCCAAGACGCACTGCGCCATCGTCACCTGCGGCGGGCTCTGCCCGGGCATCAACGACGTGATCCGGGCCATCGTGCTCGAGGCGCACCACAACTACGGCGTGCATTCGGTCATGGGCATCCGCTACGGGCTCGAGGGCTTCATCGCGGAGCACGGCCACGAGCCCATGGAGCTGACCCCGGCGTCGGTGTCGAGCATCCACGAGTTCGGGGGCACCATCCTCGGCTCCTCGCGCGGGCCGCAGTCCGTGGAGCGCATCGTGGACTTCCTGGAGCGCAGGAACATCTCCTGCCTGTTCGTCATCGGCGGCGACGGGACCATGCGCGCGGCCGCGAAGATCACCGAGGAGATCGAGAAGCGCAGGGTGAAGATCTCGGTGGTCTGCATCCCCAAGACCATCGACAACGACATCAACTTCGTCGCCCAGACCTTCGGCTTCGACACCGCGGTGGAGCAGGCCACGCTGGCCATCCGCTGCGCCCACACCGAGGCCCTGGGCGCGCCGAACGGCATCGGCCTGGTCAAGGTCATGGGGCGCGAGGCGGGGTTCATCGCGGCGCAGAGCTCGCTGGCCCTGCGCGACGTGGATTTCGTGCTCGTGCCCGAGGATCCCTTCGAGCTGTACGGCGAGAACGGCTTCCTGGCCGCGCTCACGCGGCGGCTGAGGCTTCGGCGCCACGCGGTGATCATGCTCGCCGAGGGCGCGGGGCAGCACCTGCTGCAGGCAACGGACGAGAGGGACGCCTCGGGCAACGTGCGGCTCGGGGACATCGCCGCGCTGCTCATCCAGGAGATCGACGCGCACATGGCCCGCGAGGGCATCGAGCACACGCTCAAGTACATCGACCCGAGCTACATGGTGCGCTCGGTTCCGGCCAATCCCAACGACTGCATCTACTGCAGCTTCCTGGGCCAGAACGCCGTGCACGCGGCCATGGCCGGGAAGACCGCGCTGGTCGTCTCCAAGTGGAACGGCTACTACGTGCACATGCCGCTCTCCATGCTGACCCACGGCCGCAAGCGCATCGACGTCACCTCGAACTACTGGAGCAGCGTGCTTCAGAGCACCGGACAATACGTCTATTTCCAGGGCTGA
- a CDS encoding SMR family transporter, producing MNRHLFGSSGTVFLWILLLAADTGAQLAFKLGSASLAEAAPGAHWLAAAAGSPFIWLGLACYVCSFVLWMSILRTTPLSLAFSLSGLGYVSILLAARVILGEQISALRWLGVGVIVAGVTLLASEEE from the coding sequence ATGAACCGCCATCTCTTCGGAAGCTCCGGGACGGTTTTCCTCTGGATTCTGCTGCTCGCGGCCGACACCGGGGCCCAGCTCGCGTTCAAGCTCGGCTCGGCCTCGCTGGCCGAGGCGGCGCCCGGGGCGCACTGGCTCGCCGCGGCCGCGGGCTCGCCGTTCATCTGGCTCGGCCTGGCGTGCTACGTCTGCTCCTTCGTCCTGTGGATGAGCATCCTCAGGACGACGCCGCTGAGCCTCGCGTTCTCGCTCTCCGGGCTCGGCTACGTCAGCATCCTGCTCGCGGCGCGCGTGATCCTCGGCGAGCAGATCTCGGCCCTGCGCTGGCTCGGCGTCGGCGTCATCGTCGCCGGAGTGACCCTCCTGGCGAGCGAGGAGGAGTGA
- a CDS encoding EamA family transporter — MIPPAVVGLFACSFCLDVSGHLCLKAGSRRAGDAPRLLRGLLPAWLRSPLVWAGLCVFVLETMVWLALLSRVPLSLAFPAASLNSCGVLLGSRLLLREQVSFRRWIGGLTVALGVALVGASAL, encoded by the coding sequence GTGATACCTCCTGCGGTGGTCGGGCTCTTCGCCTGCTCCTTCTGCCTGGACGTGTCCGGGCACCTGTGCCTGAAGGCCGGCTCCAGGCGGGCCGGGGATGCCCCCCGCCTCCTGCGCGGGCTCCTGCCCGCCTGGCTGCGGTCGCCCCTGGTCTGGGCCGGACTGTGTGTCTTCGTCCTGGAGACCATGGTCTGGCTCGCGCTTCTCTCCAGGGTCCCCCTGAGCCTGGCCTTTCCGGCGGCGAGCCTCAATTCCTGCGGCGTGCTCCTGGGCAGCCGCCTGCTGCTGCGCGAGCAGGTCTCCTTCAGGCGCTGGATCGGAGGGCTGACCGTGGCCCTCGGCGTGGCCCTCGTCGGCGCCAGCGCGCTCTGA
- a CDS encoding Hsp20/alpha crystallin family protein, with product MGKQNWNPWILVEDPKERMDILQEALPGAGGGHPAAPEGAYVWRPRADVFETVEAVTLLIDLPGLSLPDVVLEVKGRDLWLHGERRLEKDVQEPVYHTLERSYGPFARRFVLPKGLDPAGIRAVLRNGLLTITVPRKPAAQASRQIPISSRD from the coding sequence ATGGGCAAGCAGAACTGGAATCCCTGGATACTCGTCGAAGACCCCAAGGAGCGCATGGACATCCTCCAGGAAGCGCTCCCCGGAGCGGGGGGCGGGCACCCGGCCGCACCCGAGGGCGCCTACGTCTGGCGGCCCCGGGCCGACGTCTTCGAGACCGTCGAGGCAGTGACCCTGCTCATCGACCTGCCCGGCCTCAGCCTCCCCGACGTGGTCCTCGAGGTCAAAGGCCGCGACCTCTGGCTGCACGGCGAGCGCCGCCTGGAAAAGGACGTCCAGGAGCCGGTCTACCACACCCTGGAGCGCTCCTACGGCCCCTTCGCCCGCCGCTTCGTCCTGCCCAAGGGGCTGGACCCGGCGGGCATCCGCGCCGTGCTGCGCAACGGCCTCCTGACCATCACGGTGCCCAGGAAGCCGGCTGCCCAGGCCAGCCGCCAGATCCCCATCAGCTCGCGCGACTAG